In Heteronotia binoei isolate CCM8104 ecotype False Entrance Well chromosome 5, APGP_CSIRO_Hbin_v1, whole genome shotgun sequence, the DNA window GAAGGACGGATGTTGGAAGCCTCGGGAGGTGAAAGGCAGGGCCCAGGGTAGATCCAgggaagggatggggagggaggagggagaaggagggaaggaagacagggtggggagggggcctggtgAACCGAAGGAGGCAGAGAAGGCTGAGGCAGGGAGAGGAGCAGCAGGCTTGGGGGTGCCAGCAGCCAGCAGCGAAGCAGGGGCTGTGCCAGTGCCAGCAGAGGCCTTGTCGTTGCTATGGGTGCGCTGGTGGCGGTTGAGGTGGGAGCTGCGGCTGAAGCATTTGCCACAGATGCTGCATTTGTAGGGCTTCTCCCCGGTGTGGGTGCGCTGGTGGATGGTGAGCTCCGAGCGCTGGATGAAGGCTTTGCCACAGTCCCCGCAAGCATAGGGCTTCTCACCCAGGTGGATGCGCTGGTGTTTGATGAGGTTAGAGCTGACGCTGAAGCACTTGCCGCAGGCATCGCAGCGGTACGGCTTCTCGCCAGTGTGCATGCGCCGGTGCTTGGTGAGGTCAGACTTCTGGATGAAGCCCTTTCCACAGTCGGCGCACTTGTAGGGCTTCTCACCCAAGTGGGTgcgctggtgcttcagcaggttGGAACGCACGCTGAAACTTTTGCCGCACTCGTTGCACTTGTAGGGCTTCTCGCCAGTGTGCATGCGCCGGTGTTTGGCCAGTGCCGAGTTCTGGGCAAAGCACTTGCCGCAGTCTATACAAGAGTAGGGCTTCTCACCTGTCTGAGTTCCTTGGTGCCGCacgccctcccccccgcccctcccgcaCTCACTGCAAGCCGGGCGCCGCCAGAGGAAACTCTTGCCGCAGTCACTGCACTTGCAGGGCAGCAAGGTCCCACGCCGGCGTTTTCGCCGCCCGCCCAAGAAACCACAGTCCATGCAACGACAGGGCAGGTGCTCAGCACTCCTGTGCACCCGCTGGTGCCGCTCCAAGTGGGAGCTCTGTGAGAAGCCCTTACCACAGTCATCGCAGTGGTAGGGCTTGTCACCAGCATGGATGCGCTGGTGCCGGTCCAGGTGGGAACTCCAAGCAAAGCTCTTCCCACAGTCACTGCAGGTGTAGGGCTTGGCAGAGCCATCGGGGTGGCGGGTGCGCCGGTGCTGAAGCAGGGCACCGTTCAGCCCAAAGCTCTTGCCACAGTCTTCGCAGACATAGGGTTTCTCTGCAGCGTGGTGCGCACGCCGGTGCTTGGACAGCGCCGCGTTCTTGTTAAACCCTTTCCCGCAGTCACCACACTGGTAGGGTTTGGTGCTGGCTTTGCTTGCTGGTGTGGTTGTGGAAGCCAGGCAGCACTTGCAAGGAGAAGCCTGGATGCTGCCAAAGTGGATGCGCCGGTGGCGGTCGAGGTGAGAACTCCAAGCAAAAGCACGGCCGCAATCCTCACAGACGTAGGGCTTCTCACCGGTGTGGATGCGCCGGTGGCGCTCTAAGTGCGAGTTCCAGTTGAAGCCCTTGCCGCACTCGGTGCATTTGTAGGGCTTCTCTTCCAAGTGCTGCTTTTGGTGTTTGATGAGGTGGGCAGGAAGGCCAAAGCTCTTGCCACAGACATTGCACTCGCAGGGCCGAGCTGGGCTCGCACTCGTCTTCTTGCCCACGTGACTGCGTTGGTGCTGGATGAAGGCCGAGCCAACGCTGAAGCTCTTGCCGCACTCGGCGCAGCGGTAGGGCTTGGTGCTGGTGTGGCGCCGCTGGTGGGTCACGAGGGTGGAGTTGAGGCGGAAGCACTTTCCGCACTCATTGCACTTGTAAGGCTTCTCCAGGCCGCTGCCACTGTGCAGCCGTGAGCGCTTGCCAAAGCCAAAGCCCTTCCCGCAATCGAGGCATCGCCCGGCATGGCTGAGCAGCCCGTGGTGGCCTCGTGGGGAGAACTTCTTGAAGCCACGGTGAGCAATGGGCTTGCTGGCCTGTTTCTTCCCCAAGGACTTCTTTGGCTGCTCCTTCAGGGCTGCCTGGCCCTGGCTTTC includes these proteins:
- the LOC132571992 gene encoding zinc finger protein 345-like, which codes for MQENYENVISLAEEIAISWPRITAFAESHRRRGLAPISFPRPQELLDSLIVPADDGMMSNNGNEEEEEEEEEAVATPQDGGGEEDGGENIAVEKVDTQQDLLQEKSKEKASNESQGQAALKEQPKKSLGKKQASKPIAHRGFKKFSPRGHHGLLSHAGRCLDCGKGFGFGKRSRLHSGSGLEKPYKCNECGKCFRLNSTLVTHQRRHTSTKPYRCAECGKSFSVGSAFIQHQRSHVGKKTSASPARPCECNVCGKSFGLPAHLIKHQKQHLEEKPYKCTECGKGFNWNSHLERHRRIHTGEKPYVCEDCGRAFAWSSHLDRHRRIHFGSIQASPCKCCLASTTTPASKASTKPYQCGDCGKGFNKNAALSKHRRAHHAAEKPYVCEDCGKSFGLNGALLQHRRTRHPDGSAKPYTCSDCGKSFAWSSHLDRHQRIHAGDKPYHCDDCGKGFSQSSHLERHQRVHRSAEHLPCRCMDCGFLGGRRKRRRGTLLPCKCSDCGKSFLWRRPACSECGRGGGEGVRHQGTQTGEKPYSCIDCGKCFAQNSALAKHRRMHTGEKPYKCNECGKSFSVRSNLLKHQRTHLGEKPYKCADCGKGFIQKSDLTKHRRMHTGEKPYRCDACGKCFSVSSNLIKHQRIHLGEKPYACGDCGKAFIQRSELTIHQRTHTGEKPYKCSICGKCFSRSSHLNRHQRTHSNDKASAGTGTAPASLLAAGTPKPAAPLPASAFSASFGSPGPLPTLSSFPPSPSSLPIPSLDLPWALPFTSRGFQHPSFPSPAPSGAQASSLIN